GCTGGAGGCGGCGCGCTGGGCGCACTACCTCAAAAATGACGGCATGATCCTCACCAACAGCCAGCGCATCTGGCCCATGCCCGTCATCTCGGGCGTGATGCCCTATCCGGAGGACTTGGCCGCGCAGATGGATGCGCGCGGCATGCGCTGCGTGGATTTTGACGCGCTTACACTTGCCAAAGAGGCGGGCAGTCAGCGCGCGGTTAACATGGTGCTGCTGGGTGCGCTTTCGGTGCGCTTGCCCTTTGCCGCCGAACAGTGGCTGGAGGTCATCGAAGAGATCGTGCCCCCCAAAACGCTTGCGGCGAACCAGAAGGCGTTCATGCTGGGGCGCGCCGCTGCGAGCAACTAAACCTTGCCCCTTTGCGCCAGGAAATAGGGGATAACCGCTTCTGGCATGAAGGATTGTACCATATAGACAATGCTGCCACGAAAAAAGGAGTGTGCGATTGCCATGTTGGTGAAACAGCTATCCGTGTTTCTCGAAAACAGAAAAGGACGCCTGGCCAAGCTTACGCGCGTGCTGAAGGAAAACAGGATCAACCTCGTCGCCCTTTCCATCTCCGATACAACCAACTTTGGGATCCTGCGCGCCATTGTGCGCGAGCCCGAGGCCGCCGCCACCGCCCTGCGCGGCGCGGGGTTTACCGCCAACATCACCGAGGTGCTGGCCTGCGCGGTGCCCGACCAGCCGGGCGGCCTTGCCGACGTGCTGCTGCTGCTTGAGCAGGCGAACATCAGCGTGGAGTACCTCTACTCCTTTGTGCGCACGCCGGGCAAAGAGGCGCTGATTCTGCTGCGCGTCGATCAGCTGCCCGAAGCCATCGCCACCATCGAGCAGGCGGGCATCCGTTCGCTGACGCACGAGGAAGTGCTGGCCTACCAGGCGTAAAAGATCAATTGGCAGACATCGGCATATAAGGAGGGCCCGTCATGCGGCCGACTTGGGTGGACGTTGACCTGGACGCGATCCGCTTCAACGTCAAGGAAATCAAAAAGAATCTACCGCCAGATACCCGCCTGATGGCGGTGATCAAAGCGGATGCGTACGGCCACGGGATGTTGCCCGTGGCACGTGCCGTTTTATCCGCCGGCGCGTCTTTTCTAGGCCTTGCCACGGTGGACGAGGCGCTGCAGCTGCGCGCGGAGGGCATCGACGCGCCCCTATTGATACTGGGCGCGCCCGTGCGGCAGAACATGCAGGCGCTCATAGCCCAGGGCGTGTCCCAGACAATCTGGCTGCCCCAGCAGCTGCTTGCGCTGGCCGAAGCGGCCCAGCGTGTGGGCAGGCCCGCGCTGGTGCACCTGAAGGTGGATACGGGCATGAACCGCATCGGCGTTCAGTCAGACGCGCAGCTTGCAGCGCTGCTGGATATACTCGCGCAGGACGCGCGCCTGCATCTGGAGGGCGTCTTCACCCACTTTGCCACCGCGGACGATGCGGATGCGCGCTACATGCAGATGCAGCATGCGCGCTTTGATCGGGCGGTGGCCTGCGTCAGGGCGCGGGGGTTTGCGCCCATCGTGCACGCCGCCAACAGCGCGGCAAGCCTGCACGTTGCCTCCGCACACTACGATATGGTGCGCCCGGGTTATGCCATCTACGGCTACGACCCTGGACCGGCGGGTGGGACGCTCCCGCTGAAGAAAGCCCTTTCCTGGAAGAGCCGGGTGGTCAACCTCAAGTGGATCGAGGCGGGGGAGAGCGTCAGCTACGGCATTATCTTTACGGCCCGGCGGCGCACGCGTGTGGCCACGGTGCCGGTGGGCTATGCGGACGGTTACCGGCGCTGCATCGGCAACCGTGGATACGCGCTGGTGCGCGAAAGCAGGGCGCCGGTGATCGGCCGGGTGTGCATGGACCAGATGATGCTGGACGTGACGGATATCGCGGGTGTTGCGCTGGAAGATGAGGTGGTGTTGCTGGGCGGCCAGGGTGCCGAAAGCATTGATGCGGATCTGATGGCCTCCTGGCAGGACACCATCGGCTACGAGGTGCTCTGCGCCATCGGCAAGCGGGTGCCCCGCATGTATACGGGGGATGTGCAGGATGCAACGTGAAAAGCAGGCGCTGCGCGCGAAGATGCGCCAGAGGCTGCGCCAAATGGACAGGCAGGAAAGGCAGCGGCAGGCGATGGCCGTTGCGGCGCACCTGCGCAAAACAGGCGTGTGGCAGCGGGCGGCATGCGTGCTGCTCTATCACGCGCTGCCCAGCGAGGTGGACACCTCCCATCTGATCGACGCCGCCCAAAAGGCGGGCAAGGCGGTGCTGCTTCCAGTGTGCGTTAGCGCAAGCGTCATGGAGGCGGCGCGCTACAGCGCGCGCGACGCGCTCAGCGCCGATATGCGCGGCATCCTTGCCCCGGGCGGGCCTGAGATCGTGCCGCCTGCGCGCATCGACTGCGTGATCGTGCCCGGCCTTGCGTTTACCAAAGAGGGCCTGCGCATGGGGCGGGGCGCGGGGTATTACGACCGGTTCCTTGCGCGCCTTTCGCCCCAGGCCAAGCGCATCGGGGTGTGCTTTGACCAGCAGCTTGTGACAGATTTGCCCACCGAAGCGCACGATGCGCGCCTGGACGCGGTGGTGTGCGCGATGGGCATCTTCGGCGACGCGCGATAAAGGACTTGTTTGTCTCATTACAGCTATGGTAAAATAAGCGAAGTGCATCCCATGCACATACTTTGGAGCAGGAAAGGGCGTATCAAACCGGTGCGTATTATCGCTGGCAGTGCCCGCGGCCGTCGCCTGGAGGCGCCGGCGGGGGATAACACCCGCCCCACCCATGCGCGCGTGCGCGAGGCGGTGTTCTCCATGCTGATGCCCTACTTAGATGACGAAGGCGCGGTGCTGGACCTGTTTGCAGGCTCGGGCGCGATGGCGCTGGAGGCCTGTTCGCGGGGGATGGCGCGCGCGGTGCTGGTGGACTCATCGCCGCTTGCGTGCGCGTGTATCCGCAAAAACATCGTGCGCACAGGCATGGCGGAGCGGTGCACGCTGCTGCAGATGGACGCGCGGCGCGCGCTTGCTAGGCTGCGGGGGACGCGTTTTTCCCTGATCGTGCTGGATCCACCCTACGATACTGACCTGCTGCAGGAGGCGCTTGCGCAGATCCGCGAAGGTGGCCTACTTGCGCCAGAGGGCGTGGCGCTGTGTGAGTACCGCTACACAGATGGCTTTGCCGTGCCGGAGGGCTACTGCCAAAAGCGCGCAAAAAAATACGGCATCGCGGGCGTGAGCCTGCTGGGGCTTGCGAAAGAGGGCGGCGAGAACGCATGAGCACCTGCGTGTATCCGGGCAGCTTTGACCCGATTACAAACGGACATATGGATATCATCCACCGTGCGGCGATGCTGTGCGATACGCTGATCGTGGCGGTACTGCGCAATTCCAGCAAGCGCCATCCGCTTTTTTCCGTGGAGGAGCGCGCCGCGCTGATCCGCCGCTCGGTGGCAAACATCCCCAACGTGACGGTGGACACCTTCGACGGCCTGTTGGTGGACTACGTTAAAAGCAAAGGCGCCAGCATGGTGGTGCGCGGCCTGCGCGCCATGAGCGACTTTGAAAGCGAACTACAGATGGCATCGATGAACCGGCGCCTGGCGCCGGATGTAGAGATGCTCTTTTTAATGACAAGCAGTGAGTATTCGTTTTTATCCTCCAGCATGGTCAAGGAGATTGGCCGCATGGGGGGCGACATTCACGGCTTGCTGCCTGACTGCATCGCAGAGACGGTGCGCAACCGGCTGATTGGCCGATAGGCAAGGAGGTTACCAACCATATGAACGTATTATCGCTGCTCGATTTACTGCAATCCGAGCTGGAACAGGCGTCCAACATGCCCTTTTCCGGCGGCAAAGCGGTGGTGGACCGGGAGAAATGCCTGGATATCATCGACGAGATCCGCGCAACCCTGCCCGATGACCTGCGCAACGCGGAGTTTATCAAGCGCGAGCGCCAGCGCATCATCATGGAGGCCGAGCGCGAGGCGGAGACCCGCTTAAACGAGGCCGAGGACCAGGTTAAAACCATGGTGGACGAGCACGAGATCACCCAGCAGGCGACAGCCAAGGCGCACGAGATCGTCTCCATGGCGCAGGATAACGCCAAGGAAATCCGCATGGCCGCCAACCAGTACACCGACGACGTGCTCTCGGAGCTGGAGGAGTACATCGCGGGGCATCTGGATATGGTGCATGAGAACCGCCAGTCCCTCAAAAACGGCGGGGGCAGGCAGCAGCACGAATAGGCGAGGAGGTGCCCAAGCAGTGGCACATGTGGTATTGGACGCCATGGGCGGAGATAACGCCCCGGGCGCCGTTGTCGCGGGCGCGGTGGAGGCGCTTGCGCAGATGCAGGATCTTTCGCTCACGCTGGTGGGAGATGAAACCGCGATCAAGCAGTGCCTCGAAGGTGCGGCCTATGACGCGAACCGCCTGCGCATCGTGCACGCCACGCAGGTAATCACCAACGAGGAAAAGCCCGTCATGGCGGTGCGCCGCAAAAAGGACGCCTCCACCGTGGTGGGGCTGAAAATGCTGCGCGACGGCGCGGCGGACGCGTTCGTCTCGGCGGGCAGCACCGGCGCGGTGCTGACCGCGTCGCTGTTGATATTGGGCACCATCGAGGGAATCAGCAGGCCGGCGCTTGCGCCGCTGATCCCCACCACAGGCAAGCCGGTGATGCTCATCGACTGCGGCGCCAACGTGGATGCAAAACCCCACAACTTGGAGCAGTTTGCGCTGATGGGGTCGGTCTACATGCGTAGCGTGGAGCGGCGCGAGAGCCCCCGCATCGGCCTGGTCAACGTGGGTGTGGAAGAGGGCAAGGGCAACGCGCTTGCCAAGGAGGCCTTCCCGCTTTTGCAGGCGCTGCCCATTAACTTTGTGGGTAACGTCGAGGCGCGCGACGTGCTGCTGGACGCGGCCGACGTGGTGGTGTGCGACGCCTTTGTGGGCAACGTCATCCTCAAGCTATCCGAGGGCGCGGCAATCCTGCTTACCAAAATGCTCAAGGAGGCACTGACGAGCAAGACGCACTATAAACTGATGGCCGCGGGCCTCAAGGGGGCGCTTCGCGCCTTTAAGGGCCGCATGGACTACACCAAGTACGGCGGCGCGCCGCTGTTGGGCGTCAATGGGTGCGTGGTCAAGGCGCACGGCAGCTCCAACGCGGCTGCCATTGCCTCGGCGCTGCGCCAGGCCAAGGGGTTTGTCGACGGCAGACTTGTGCCCACCATCACAGAGGAGATGGCCAAGGTGCATGCCGCGCTTGCCGCGCAGACGGACGCGAAATCCGCGGAATAAGTGCATTTTTCTACATGCATGCTCATACGCTTAATTGCGCGCTCGCCGCGCAAGATGGGCCGATCTACACAGGATAGGGAGGTGAGGGGACATGGCAGAGGACGCGATCTTTGGAAAGGTGCGCGCAGCCATCGTCAAACAGATGGGCTGCGAGGATGCCGCCGTTACGATGGAATCGTCGCTGGTGGACGACTTGAAGGCTGATTCGCTCGATATTGTGGAACTGATTTTTAACCTTGAAGAGGCTTTTAACATCACGATCGCCGAGGAAGACGAGGAAGATCTGGAGCACATGGCGACTGTGGGAGACATCGTGGCGTATATCCAGAGCCGCATCTAAAGGACAAACGCATGAGGAATCCCACAAACACGGGCATGCCTGTTTTGTGGGGTTTTCTTCTTTGCACGCGATAGCAAAGGTGGTTTTCGGGCATGGTAAGAGCAATGCCCGCGGGCATTGTTACATCGTTTAAAAGGATGGAAGAGGCATGTGTGAGCAGCTGGAAGCGACAATTGGATACACCTTTGCGGATAAGGAGCTGCTGCGCTTGGCGCTGACGCACCGGTCGTTCCTGGAGCGAGCGCCGGGCGTGGAGAGCCATAACCAGCGCCTGGAGTACCTGGGCGACGCGGTGCTGCAGCTGTGCGTGAGCACGGAGCTTTACAGGCGCTTTCCCCGCGCGGACGAGAGCGACTTAAGCCAGGGACGGGCCGCGCTTGTGTGTGAAAAGAGCCTTGCCGCCTGTGCGCAGGAAATCAACCTGGGCGCGTTTTTGCGCCTGGGCCACGGCGAGGAACATAACGGCGCGCGCAGCCGGCCCAGCATGCTGTGCGATACCATCGAGGCGCTCATCGGCGCGATGTATTTGGACGGCGGCGCCGAGCCGGCATTTGCGTTCATCCTGCGTCTACTAGAGGGACGCATGGCGGGTGCGCTTGCGCCGGACGCCCGGCTGGACGTCAAAACCGCGCTGGTGATGGCCCTCAAAGAGGACGGCGAAAAGGTCGCCTACAGCATCGTGGGGCAGAACGGCCCGGACCATGCACGCGTGTTTGTGGCGCAGGTGACGCTGGAGGGGCGCGTGCTGGGCGAGGGAAGCGGCCCCAGCAAAAAGGAAGCGGAGAAACAGGCCGCGCGCGCGGCGCTTGCGGCCCTCAAACAGGCGTAACACAGGGTTTATCAACGACGGAAGTGGGTTTTAGACCAGTGCAATTAAAGAAACTGGAACTGCATGGATTCAAATCATTCGCCGAGCGCACACAGATCACCTTTGATGCTGGCATCACGGCCATTGTGGGGCCCAACGGCAGCGGCAAGAGCAATGTCTCGGACGCGGTGCGCTGGGTGCTGGGCGAACAGAGCGCGCGCCAGCTGCGCGGCGGCAAGATGGAGGACATCATCTTTGCCGGCACGCAGAAGCGCAAGCCCCAGGCGTTTGCCGAGGTGTCGCTGCTGCTGGATAACAGCGACGGCGGCCTGCCCGTGGAATACAGCGAGGTGCAGATCACCCGGCGCATGTATCGCAGCGGGGAGAGCGAGTATTTCATTAACCGCAACAGCTGCCGCCTGCGAGATATCGTGGATCTGTTTCGGGACACCGGCGCGGGCAAGGAGGGCTACTCCATCGTAGGGCAGGGGCGCGTAGATGAGATCCTCTCCAACCGCGCCGAGGAGCGGCGCGCAGTGTTTGAAGAGGCCAGCGGCGTGGCCAAGTACAAGGCGCGCAAGGACGAGGCGCGCCGCAAACTGGACCAGACCGAGGCCAATCTGACGCGCATCGAGGATATCATTTTGGAGCTGGAGGAGCAGGTGGCGCCCTTGGAGGAGCAGAGCCGCCTGGCCCAGCAGTATCTTTCATTGCGCGATGAGCTGCGCGCCCAGGAGATCAATTACTTCCTCGTCCAGTTTGAAAAGGATCAGGCGCGCATTGGAGAGCTGGGCGAACAGATGGCGCAGATGGAGCAAGCGCATGCCGAGGCGATTGCCGAGGATGCGTCCCTGCGCGATGCCTTAAAACAGGTGCAGCAACAGGGCGAGGAGGCGGAGCAGGCCGCGCTTGCGCTGCGTGACGCGCTGGCCGCGCTTGCGGCCGCGCAGGAGAAGCACGCCGGCGAAAACAAGCTGCTTTCAGAGCGCATCGCGCGCGCCAAAGAGGAGGTTGCCCGCCTTGACGCGGATATCGCGCGCGAGCAGGCGCGCCTGGCGGAGATCGACGCGCAGATGGCCGCGCTGGGCGACGCGGCGCAGTCCGCGGAGGCGCTGCAGGCCCAGCAGGCGGCCTATCTGCAGAATCTGGAGCAGGAGCAGGCGGAGATCGACGCGGCGCTTGCGCAAAAGGAGCGCGCACTGGAGGCTGCCAAGCAGGCGGTGATGGACGCGATGAACCGCGCCTCGGACGTCAAGGCACGCAAAAGCCAGCTGGAGACCATGCTGGCGAATGTGGAGAACCGCTTGCAGGAGCTTGCGGGCGCGATGCAGCGCGCCCAGGCGCAGGTGGATGCCGCCACGCAGGACGGCGCGCAGGCCCAGCAGGACTACGACGCGGCGCAGGCACAGCGCGACGCGCTGGCCGAAAAGCGCACCGCGCTGCTGTCCAGCGCGCAGACGCTTGCGCAGCAGCGGGGGGATATCTCCAAACAGGTGCAGCAGCTGGCCGGCGAGGTCAACCAGCTGGAATCCCGCCTGCGCATGCTGCGCGAGATGAAGCGCGATTACGAAGGTTACCAATCCAGCGTGCGCAATCTGCTGCGCGACGTGCGAAAGACCCCCGCGCTCTCGGGCGCTGTGCTGGGCGTAGTGGCTGAGCTCATCAGCGTGCCCGCGCAGCTGGAAAAGGCGGTGGAGGTGGCGCTGGGCGCCGCGCAGCAGAACGTGGTGACCGCAAGCGAGCAGGAGGCCAAGGCGCTGATCAGCCACCTGCGCGCGCACCAGTATGGCCGCGCCACGTTTTTGCCCCTCTCCAGCGTGCGGCCCCGCCTGCTCTCTGCGGCGGAGCGGGACACGCTTTGCATGAAGGGGTGTCTGGGTGTGGCCAGCGATCTGGTGCGCTACGACGCCAAGTACCGCCCTGCCGTGGAAAACCTGCTGGGGCGCGTGGTGCTTGTAGAGGACATGGACGCGGGCATCGCGCTTGCGCGGCGCAACCACTACGCCTTTCGCATTGTGACGCTGGCGGGCGACGTGCTCAACGCGGGCGGCTCCATGACGGGCGGATCGATGCAGTCCAAGTATACCAGCCTTTTTGCGCGGGATCGCGAGCTTGCGCGCACGCAGGAGCAGCTGCAAAAGAGCACCGCCGCGCGCGATGAAGCCATCGCCCACAACCAGCAGATGAAGGAGCGGATCGCTGCCCTTGGCGCGCAGGCGAGCGCGCTGGAGGGCGACATGCATGAGGCGGAGCTGCATTTGGCCCGCGCCCGCGAGCGGCAGGATATCCTGCGCCAGAATCTGGAGGAGCGCGCCGGCCACCTGGCGCGGCGTGTGCAGGAGGAGGCGCAGCTGCGCGAGAGCCTTGCGGATATCCGGCAGGAGCTTGCAGCGCTTTCCCATGTCAGGCAGGACGCCCCCCAAACGCAGGTGGATGCGGATCTCTCCGCGCTGCAGCTGGAGGTGACGCAGGCGCGCCAGCGCGCCTTGGCGATGCAGCAGACGATTGCGGACGTGCGCGTGCAGCTGGCATCCGCGGATAAGGAGCACGCAGGGCAGCTTGCCCAGCAGCGGCTCTATGCGCAGGAGCAGCAGCGCATCGGCGCGCATATCGCTCAGATGCAGGCGCGCCTGGACGAGGCGGCGCAAGGCATCGCCAAAGACGAGCTGCAGCTGGGCCAATCCGGCGCGGCCGTCGAGGCGATCACGCAGCAGACGGCCCAGCAGCGCGCGGCGCTGCAGGCCGCGCAAGGTACGCGCGAGCAGCTTGCGGCCAGGGCGCGCCAGGCCCAGCAGGCCCTCGATGATCTGGCGGCGCGCAGCGGCTCCATCTTGGAGCAGCACCACCGCATGGAGATGCAGAAGGCCCGCGCCGAGGCGGACATGGAAAACCTGCAGACGCGCATGTGGGATGCGTATGAGCTCACCTACGCCACCGCGCAGCGCCAACGCAGCGAGGACTTTGTCTTTAACGGCGCGCAGGCGCGCATCGCGCAGCTGCGCAGCAGGATGAAGGGGCTGGGCACGGTCAATGTGAGCGCCATCGAGGAGTACCAGCGCGTCACACAGCGGCGCGACTTTCTTACCGCGCAGCGCGACGACCTTGTGCGCGCGCGCGATGACCTGCAGCAGGCCATCTGCGAGCTACAGCAAAAGATGGAGAAGCGCTTTGCCGAGCAGTTTGCGCTGATCAACGCTTATTTTAAGGAAAT
Above is a window of Maliibacterium massiliense DNA encoding:
- the smc gene encoding chromosome segregation protein SMC; the encoded protein is MQLKKLELHGFKSFAERTQITFDAGITAIVGPNGSGKSNVSDAVRWVLGEQSARQLRGGKMEDIIFAGTQKRKPQAFAEVSLLLDNSDGGLPVEYSEVQITRRMYRSGESEYFINRNSCRLRDIVDLFRDTGAGKEGYSIVGQGRVDEILSNRAEERRAVFEEASGVAKYKARKDEARRKLDQTEANLTRIEDIILELEEQVAPLEEQSRLAQQYLSLRDELRAQEINYFLVQFEKDQARIGELGEQMAQMEQAHAEAIAEDASLRDALKQVQQQGEEAEQAALALRDALAALAAAQEKHAGENKLLSERIARAKEEVARLDADIAREQARLAEIDAQMAALGDAAQSAEALQAQQAAYLQNLEQEQAEIDAALAQKERALEAAKQAVMDAMNRASDVKARKSQLETMLANVENRLQELAGAMQRAQAQVDAATQDGAQAQQDYDAAQAQRDALAEKRTALLSSAQTLAQQRGDISKQVQQLAGEVNQLESRLRMLREMKRDYEGYQSSVRNLLRDVRKTPALSGAVLGVVAELISVPAQLEKAVEVALGAAQQNVVTASEQEAKALISHLRAHQYGRATFLPLSSVRPRLLSAAERDTLCMKGCLGVASDLVRYDAKYRPAVENLLGRVVLVEDMDAGIALARRNHYAFRIVTLAGDVLNAGGSMTGGSMQSKYTSLFARDRELARTQEQLQKSTAARDEAIAHNQQMKERIAALGAQASALEGDMHEAELHLARARERQDILRQNLEERAGHLARRVQEEAQLRESLADIRQELAALSHVRQDAPQTQVDADLSALQLEVTQARQRALAMQQTIADVRVQLASADKEHAGQLAQQRLYAQEQQRIGAHIAQMQARLDEAAQGIAKDELQLGQSGAAVEAITQQTAQQRAALQAAQGTREQLAARARQAQQALDDLAARSGSILEQHHRMEMQKARAEADMENLQTRMWDAYELTYATAQRQRSEDFVFNGAQARIAQLRSRMKGLGTVNVSAIEEYQRVTQRRDFLTAQRDDLVRARDDLQQAICELQQKMEKRFAEQFALINAYFKEIFVKLFGGGTAELILLDPEHVMECGIDIVAQPPGKKLQTLSLLSGGERTMTAIAILFAMLSLKPTPFCILDEIEANLDEANVSMYAEFLREYTQKTQFVIITHRKGSMEAADMLYGIAMEEKGISRLVSVRLSEKAAV
- the plsX gene encoding phosphate acyltransferase PlsX, which produces MAHVVLDAMGGDNAPGAVVAGAVEALAQMQDLSLTLVGDETAIKQCLEGAAYDANRLRIVHATQVITNEEKPVMAVRRKKDASTVVGLKMLRDGAADAFVSAGSTGAVLTASLLILGTIEGISRPALAPLIPTTGKPVMLIDCGANVDAKPHNLEQFALMGSVYMRSVERRESPRIGLVNVGVEEGKGNALAKEAFPLLQALPINFVGNVEARDVLLDAADVVVCDAFVGNVILKLSEGAAILLTKMLKEALTSKTHYKLMAAGLKGALRAFKGRMDYTKYGGAPLLGVNGCVVKAHGSSNAAAIASALRQAKGFVDGRLVPTITEEMAKVHAALAAQTDAKSAE
- the rnc gene encoding ribonuclease III, with the translated sequence MCEQLEATIGYTFADKELLRLALTHRSFLERAPGVESHNQRLEYLGDAVLQLCVSTELYRRFPRADESDLSQGRAALVCEKSLAACAQEINLGAFLRLGHGEEHNGARSRPSMLCDTIEALIGAMYLDGGAEPAFAFILRLLEGRMAGALAPDARLDVKTALVMALKEDGEKVAYSIVGQNGPDHARVFVAQVTLEGRVLGEGSGPSKKEAEKQAARAALAALKQA
- the coaD gene encoding pantetheine-phosphate adenylyltransferase, which translates into the protein MSTCVYPGSFDPITNGHMDIIHRAAMLCDTLIVAVLRNSSKRHPLFSVEERAALIRRSVANIPNVTVDTFDGLLVDYVKSKGASMVVRGLRAMSDFESELQMASMNRRLAPDVEMLFLMTSSEYSFLSSSMVKEIGRMGGDIHGLLPDCIAETVRNRLIGR
- a CDS encoding ACT domain-containing protein yields the protein MLVKQLSVFLENRKGRLAKLTRVLKENRINLVALSISDTTNFGILRAIVREPEAAATALRGAGFTANITEVLACAVPDQPGGLADVLLLLEQANISVEYLYSFVRTPGKEALILLRVDQLPEAIATIEQAGIRSLTHEEVLAYQA
- a CDS encoding indolepyruvate oxidoreductase subunit beta encodes the protein METLNILIVGVGGQGTLLASRIMGALAMKNHLDVKLSEVHGMAQRGGSVETHVRIGDQVHAPLVRVGTADVVLAFEPLEAARWAHYLKNDGMILTNSQRIWPMPVISGVMPYPEDLAAQMDARGMRCVDFDALTLAKEAGSQRAVNMVLLGALSVRLPFAAEQWLEVIEEIVPPKTLAANQKAFMLGRAAASN
- the acpP gene encoding acyl carrier protein; translation: MAEDAIFGKVRAAIVKQMGCEDAAVTMESSLVDDLKADSLDIVELIFNLEEAFNITIAEEDEEDLEHMATVGDIVAYIQSRI
- a CDS encoding ATPase; protein product: MNVLSLLDLLQSELEQASNMPFSGGKAVVDREKCLDIIDEIRATLPDDLRNAEFIKRERQRIIMEAEREAETRLNEAEDQVKTMVDEHEITQQATAKAHEIVSMAQDNAKEIRMAANQYTDDVLSELEEYIAGHLDMVHENRQSLKNGGGRQQHE
- the alr gene encoding alanine racemase; protein product: MRPTWVDVDLDAIRFNVKEIKKNLPPDTRLMAVIKADAYGHGMLPVARAVLSAGASFLGLATVDEALQLRAEGIDAPLLILGAPVRQNMQALIAQGVSQTIWLPQQLLALAEAAQRVGRPALVHLKVDTGMNRIGVQSDAQLAALLDILAQDARLHLEGVFTHFATADDADARYMQMQHARFDRAVACVRARGFAPIVHAANSAASLHVASAHYDMVRPGYAIYGYDPGPAGGTLPLKKALSWKSRVVNLKWIEAGESVSYGIIFTARRRTRVATVPVGYADGYRRCIGNRGYALVRESRAPVIGRVCMDQMMLDVTDIAGVALEDEVVLLGGQGAESIDADLMASWQDTIGYEVLCAIGKRVPRMYTGDVQDAT
- the rsmD gene encoding 16S rRNA (guanine(966)-N(2))-methyltransferase RsmD; translation: MRIIAGSARGRRLEAPAGDNTRPTHARVREAVFSMLMPYLDDEGAVLDLFAGSGAMALEACSRGMARAVLVDSSPLACACIRKNIVRTGMAERCTLLQMDARRALARLRGTRFSLIVLDPPYDTDLLQEALAQIREGGLLAPEGVALCEYRYTDGFAVPEGYCQKRAKKYGIAGVSLLGLAKEGGENA
- a CDS encoding 5-formyltetrahydrofolate cyclo-ligase produces the protein MQREKQALRAKMRQRLRQMDRQERQRQAMAVAAHLRKTGVWQRAACVLLYHALPSEVDTSHLIDAAQKAGKAVLLPVCVSASVMEAARYSARDALSADMRGILAPGGPEIVPPARIDCVIVPGLAFTKEGLRMGRGAGYYDRFLARLSPQAKRIGVCFDQQLVTDLPTEAHDARLDAVVCAMGIFGDAR